Below is a genomic region from Glaciihabitans sp. INWT7.
GCGCTCTGTGGTCGTTTGTCGGGCTGGCGGTGACCATGGCTTGTGCGCTCGTTGGGGTCCGATGGCGTAAGAGCCGCTGGATGTGGGTGGGTATCGCCTGCAGCGCGCTCTTTGCCTGCACGTTGCTCCTCGTAACAATCTCCGGGCCTTATCGGCTCGATCGCCTCGTCGAGCGAGCGACCGCCGCAATCGAAAACGGTCCCGCGGTGGAACCGGCACCTCCGAGGCAGACGCCGCCGCCCCAGTTCACCGCACAGTACGTCCGGTCGGCGATCCAGCAGATGGCAGCGGTGTCACAGAGGGCCGCAGTGGGACCAGTCACCGATATGAACGGTGCCATCATAAATTTCGCCGGCATAGTGCCGATGGCGGTTGCCTGCGAAGATTCCGGTTCTCAAGGAAATGTCCAACTCGACTTTCGCACCGGAAACAACGCTCGATCACGTGATCAGATTCTTGCGGCCTGGGACTCCGCGGGCTACGCGCCCGACCGAGCTATCCAAGAAGACCTTCGGTACAGCGCCACTCTTCCGATCGCTCGTATGACCATTCGAGACTCGACCACCATCGATGGACTCATCCACATGAACATCGTCGGCCAGTGCGCCACCCCATAACATCGCACCTGACTTCGGGGGCGAATACGCCGTCTCACTTTCCCGAGTAGAACAGTATTCGCTCGATGGGATAGACAATGTCGGGCGCGGTCAGGGTCGGTGGATCTGGCGCCTGAGCTGAGAGATGAATTCTCCTAGAACTCTTGGCCGGCGAGCATGCGCTCCAAGGTGTTCCGCCCCAGCGCGCTCATCCCGGGGTTCGTCCTCCGGTAGTACCACACCAAGCCCATCGCCTGTTGGAACGCCCACGCGGCTCCCCGTCGCCACTCGAGGTCGTCGCATGACAGTTCGCTGCGGAATAGCGCTCGCCTGTCCTCGTCGAGCATGTGCCACGCGGCCACAAGGTCAAGTGACGGGTCAGCAGCAGCGAACCCTCCGCCATCTAAGAGCCCCATGAGTCGATCACCGTGAACAAGGAGATTGCCCGGTGTCAGATCACCGTGCGTCATCAGTTCACGGTGGTATTCAGGCAAGTTGCGGAATTCGGCCCAAAGACCGCGGAGCTCTTCGACGGGAAGGAGCCCATCGCTTTCTGTGAAGCAGACTTGCATCCAGTCGTCGGAGCCCCCGAGATCGCCGCCGCGGCCCGAGCCTGCGAAGTGGCCTCCTCTGGTGTCAGCGGCGCGAAGTGCGTTGACGAGCTCGGCCAGGTCCCGGGCGAAGCGATCAGAGCGCGCTAGCCCGTTGGGCGTTGCAACTACTCCCGGCAGCCACGTCTGCACGGACCATGGCATTGGGTACCCGTGACCGGGAGTTCCCAGGGCAACGGGCACAGGAGTCGGCACCGGACAGCATGCGACCAACTCGCGCATTGCGACAGTTTCCTGGGCGAGCACTGCTCCCCTGTCGGCGATATCTGCGGGACGCAGCGGGAATCGCGCCGCAAGACCAGTGCCGATTCTAAAAACGGCATTCACTGTTCCCTCTGCCTCGACGCGTTGGACGCGCTCCCGACGCCATTCGGGAAATTGGTCAGTGATCAGTTGAGCGGCGATGTGCTCGTCAATGAGCAATTCATCGTCGTGCATCGCCATTCACCACACGCTAGCGCGTGCCGCGCGTTGTGCCGGTTAGCATCCCGCTGAGGGTCCCGCACGGGAGACCTGACCAGTCCTCGACGAGGTGCGAAGCGCTGACCCCGGCGATGATGACCAGGCTCGAGCTGATGGCCGGAATGCACGAGGAAGATTCTTCTTCGGGTTATCTTGTGTCCATGGATAGAGCAGCTCGTCGAAACCGACGCCGACAGGCCGGCACCCTCTTCGCCGACAGCTACGACGGAATTGGAGCCGAGAGTGCCAGCGGACCGGGCTCTCCACCATTGGCCGTCACTCTCTCC
It encodes:
- a CDS encoding aminoglycoside phosphotransferase family protein — translated: MAMHDDELLIDEHIAAQLITDQFPEWRRERVQRVEAEGTVNAVFRIGTGLAARFPLRPADIADRGAVLAQETVAMRELVACCPVPTPVPVALGTPGHGYPMPWSVQTWLPGVVATPNGLARSDRFARDLAELVNALRAADTRGGHFAGSGRGGDLGGSDDWMQVCFTESDGLLPVEELRGLWAEFRNLPEYHRELMTHGDLTPGNLLVHGDRLMGLLDGGGFAAADPSLDLVAAWHMLDEDRRALFRSELSCDDLEWRRGAAWAFQQAMGLVWYYRRTNPGMSALGRNTLERMLAGQEF